The DNA segment TGTGTACTGACCTGACCTTGTCGGTGGTGGCGCTGAGCATCCTCGTGCACGGCATCAGCACCCAGCCAATCCTTGCGGGCTACGAACAGTACAAGAAACAAAAAAGCTGATTTTTTTCGTGGCGCTTTAACGGTTAATTGATCGAAGTTTTTTCTGCAAAAAAATGGATCCCCGCTTCGCTGTCAGCGGTCACACACATAACCGTCGCTGAGTGCATCACGCGGCGGCCCGGCAGGTTCGATTCCCCTGCGGCGCGACGCCTATGAAACGGAATCCTGAAGAAAAAGGTTACGGTCATGAAAGAACGTTCGACTCCTGCGCAAATCAAGGCTTGCAGAGCATTGGCTCTGGAACGCAACCGTCAATTGTTCGATAACGCCCACACCCTCAATCGCGCAGCCAACGCGATGCTGGAGGTGGAGAATCTGGATATGGAGCAGTTCGAGCATTACCGGGCCTTGCGCAAGAAAGCCGATTTGCTGTTTGAGGATGCGATTGATCATCTGTGCGTGTTGAATGAGGATTTTCCGCCGATTCCTCAGGCGTCGCAGCATTCCCAAGCGGTAGAGCGTGAGCTTGAAGTGGCGAGTTGAGCTTGAAGTGGCAAGCTGAGCCTGAAAAGCCCCTCATCGGAACGCCGCCCGCCTAGCCCTCTCCCGGAGGGAGAGGGAACTGACCGCGGTGACTAGTTGAATTGCGTCGACCTAAAATCCCGAGTCGAACACCAAATTTGAATCCTGTGAAGATCTGCTCCCTTTCCCCCTCTCCCCCCTGGGGGAGAGGGCTGGGGTGAGGGGGTACGATCTGAAGTCCACTACAAAATCCAAGCGAACAAAAAGCCCGAAACCATAAAGTCGGGCTTTTTTCGATTTCCAGCCATCATCCCCCCGGATTCGTCACCTGGATAAACACCGCATACCCCCCCAGCAATATCCAGAACGTCGCAAAAATCCACGGCGTACGCAACGAAAACAACAGCGACTTGCGATAACCCTTGTGGCTCGACTCGACTTCGCTGAACAGCGGCGATTCGTCGTACGCCAGCCCCATCACCGGTTCAGCCTCCAATAACTGGCTCTGCTTGAAGTGCCAGTGATCAATGATGTCGTACGCGGCGCGAATCCCCGGCCAGGCGTTCAGCGAGCTGAGCACGCCGAGCAACGCCAGAAACGGCGGCACGACCAGGGTGAACAGCTTGCCCCACTCCGGGTTGAGGTTGGCCATGCAGGAGGCGAACGCAATCACCAGAAACGACTGCGCCGCCAGATAGGCGTCGGTGCGGTTGGCGAGGATGCTGGTTTCGTACTGGATTTCGCGCCGATAGAAATCCAGACGTTCCTTGGGCGAGCCGAACATCTTGGCGTTGTGTTCGGTCAGCGCCTCTTCTTCAGCGCTGGGATGGGTCAATATGCGAGACAAAACAAACGCGCTCCGAGGTGGTTAAAAACCTTTCGAAACCCTCGGTGATGGACAAGTTCAGGCGAACTGACCAGCGCCTCATTTCATCGATTGCGCAATGATCGCCACGAGTCCCATCTGCGTGAATGGCTTGGGCAAGCGCGGCAGTTCGGCGGCGAAGCCTTCCAGGCGTTCGGCATAACCGGTGGCGAGGATGATCGGCAGGTCCGGTTTGAGCATACGCACGGCGTGCGCCAGTTGCGCGCCGCTCATTTTCGGCATGGCCATGTCGGTGATCATCAAGTCGATGACTTCGCCCTGATCGAACAGGCGCAACGCTTGTTCACCGGAAGTGGCACCGAGAACGCGATGACCGAGGTCCTCGAGCAGCAGGCTGGTGCTGGTCAATACCAGCGAGTCGTCATCGACCACCAGTACGCTGAGGCGTGGCACCGAAACCGGCGCGGCCGAGGAAAACTGCGGTTTGCTGGCGACGCCCTCGAGCGCCACCGGAATCCACAGCTCAGCCGTGGTGCCCTGGCCCTTTTCGCTCTTGAGCATGAAACGGCCACCGAGCTGTTCGATAAAACCGTGGACCATCGACAAGCCCAGCCCGGTGCCCTTGCCCAAGCCCTTGGTGGTGAAAAACGGGTCGCGGGCCGACGCCAGCGTCTGCGCATCCATGCCCTCCCCGGTGTCGGTCAGGCTCAAACAGACGTAACGCCCGGCCGGCAACTGCGAATCGCCCAGCTCCAGCACCACCTGCGGCTGCGCGGTGATGGTCACCGTCCCGCCGTCAGGCATGGCGTCGCGGGCATTGGTCGCCAGATTGAGCAAGGCCAGTTCGAGCTGATTGTTGTCGGCCAGCACTGGCTGCAGATCGTCGGGAAAACGCGTCTCGATGCGGATGCCCGGCCCCAGCGAGCTGCGCAGCAAACCGGTGATGCCCTGCACCAACTGGGCGATGTCGACCGATTCGGTCTTGAGTTCCTGGCGGCGCGCGAACGCCAGCATGCGCTGGGTCAGCGACACACCGCGCAAGGCACCCTGGGTGGCGTTTTCCAGCAGACGGCTGATTTTCGGGTCGGCGCCCATGCGCTTTTGCACGATCTCCAGATTGCCGAGGATCACCGTCAGCAGGTTATTGAAATCATGGGCAATGCCGCCGCTGAGTTGACCGATTGCCTGCATCTTCTGCGCCTGAAACAGCGCTTCACGGGTTTTTTCCAGCGCTTGGCGGGACTGATGGGCCTCGGTGATATCGCGG comes from the Pseudomonas granadensis genome and includes:
- a CDS encoding hybrid sensor histidine kinase/response regulator — encoded protein: MSENTKDAVIENMRFRLLIDSVIDYAIYMIDPDGIITSWNSGAKRFKGYEEAEILGEHFSRFYTAEDRAAGLPQRALNTAINEGRFEGEGWRVRKDGTNFWSHVVIDPIIDPDGRLLGFAKITRDLTDRKMAEETLKQSEQQFRLLVQGVTDYAIYMLSPEGRVSNWNQGAQRIKGYLPEEIIGQHFSIFYIPEDRELGEPQRSLEIATREGRFENKSWRMRKDGTRFLAHVVVDAIRGDTGILLGFAKITRDITEAHQSRQALEKTREALFQAQKMQAIGQLSGGIAHDFNNLLTVILGNLEIVQKRMGADPKISRLLENATQGALRGVSLTQRMLAFARRQELKTESVDIAQLVQGITGLLRSSLGPGIRIETRFPDDLQPVLADNNQLELALLNLATNARDAMPDGGTVTITAQPQVVLELGDSQLPAGRYVCLSLTDTGEGMDAQTLASARDPFFTTKGLGKGTGLGLSMVHGFIEQLGGRFMLKSEKGQGTTAELWIPVALEGVASKPQFSSAAPVSVPRLSVLVVDDDSLVLTSTSLLLEDLGHRVLGATSGEQALRLFDQGEVIDLMITDMAMPKMSGAQLAHAVRMLKPDLPIILATGYAERLEGFAAELPRLPKPFTQMGLVAIIAQSMK